Proteins from one Ornithobacterium rhinotracheale genomic window:
- a CDS encoding AAA family ATPase has translation MNTQDKYAIAENLRAYITEHSIELTQIANKAEVPEAYIGYILKDDFTYKSGKKVGNIPDKYFYQLARFIGHNVEKVYWKNRPTEQLKTAIGVLEDAKKFGDTRLLIGATGSGKSHAIERFARKYPTEVFRIVVGSSDNLGDILDKIAEQLKITTGKTKSKRLRDIAKTLKMKRDEGLEPQFIFDEAEFLKQAALCAMKEIYDEVNKYCSLVFVGTEQLLDNLDRLRMKNKNGIPQFYRRVKFGIRRLPSIDGTFKEFLEEIEDKELVKFLRKECDNYGELHDVLLPSLREADRLGEEISLDLVKKVLNII, from the coding sequence ATGAATACACAAGATAAATACGCCATAGCAGAAAACCTGCGAGCTTACATAACAGAGCATTCAATAGAATTAACACAAATAGCAAATAAAGCCGAAGTGCCAGAGGCTTATATTGGATATATTCTAAAAGATGATTTTACATATAAATCTGGTAAAAAGGTAGGGAATATCCCAGATAAATACTTTTACCAATTAGCGCGATTTATAGGGCATAATGTAGAAAAAGTATACTGGAAAAATAGACCTACGGAACAGCTAAAAACAGCAATAGGTGTGCTGGAAGACGCCAAAAAATTCGGTGATACTCGCTTACTTATTGGCGCTACAGGTTCTGGTAAATCCCACGCCATTGAGCGTTTCGCACGCAAATACCCAACCGAAGTGTTTAGAATTGTGGTGGGCAGTTCCGACAATTTGGGAGATATATTGGATAAAATAGCCGAGCAATTAAAAATTACCACAGGCAAAACCAAAAGTAAACGCCTTAGAGATATAGCCAAAACGCTCAAAATGAAAAGAGATGAAGGGCTGGAACCTCAATTTATTTTTGATGAAGCCGAGTTTTTAAAACAAGCCGCTTTGTGTGCAATGAAAGAAATTTATGACGAAGTTAATAAATATTGCTCCCTTGTATTTGTCGGAACTGAGCAACTTTTAGACAATTTAGATAGGCTTAGAATGAAAAATAAAAACGGCATTCCGCAGTTTTATCGCCGTGTAAAGTTTGGTATTAGAAGATTACCCTCCATTGATGGAACTTTTAAAGAGTTTTTGGAAGAAATAGAAGACAAGGAGCTAGTGAAATTTTTACGAAAAGAATGCGACAATTACGGAGAACTGCACGATGTGCTTTTACCTAGCCTTAGAGAGGCAGATCGCCTCGGAGAAGAAATAAGCCTCGACCTTGTAAAAAAAGTATTAAACATTATTTAA
- a CDS encoding ATP-dependent serine protease — translation MNLPRVLSVANILNFVVTRVPFEGVWYDAFKQPQDRGFWFIWGTSASGKSSFAMQLAKEMSKHYKTLYNLLEEEPDDSDFIDRNKLFTMQDVAGNFGVQKFNLEELNFYLEKRNSPKVVIIDSLPYFMDSFEQYLDFKRKWWRKKIIIFIAHADGAKPSSRVEERIMFDAKMKIFVSGYLAKCKGRTIGPNGGNFIIWKEGYEALQGDKSTEEIKNI, via the coding sequence ATGAATTTGCCAAGAGTTTTAAGCGTTGCCAATATTTTAAATTTTGTAGTTACTCGTGTGCCGTTTGAGGGTGTTTGGTACGATGCCTTTAAGCAACCGCAGGATAGGGGCTTTTGGTTTATCTGGGGCACTTCTGCTAGCGGTAAAAGTTCTTTTGCTATGCAACTTGCCAAAGAGATGTCAAAGCACTACAAAACCCTTTATAACCTATTAGAAGAAGAACCAGACGACAGTGATTTTATAGACAGAAATAAGCTCTTTACCATGCAGGATGTAGCAGGGAATTTTGGCGTTCAAAAATTCAATTTAGAAGAACTCAATTTTTATTTAGAAAAAAGAAACAGCCCCAAAGTCGTCATTATAGACTCGCTCCCCTATTTTATGGATTCTTTCGAGCAGTATTTGGATTTCAAGCGAAAGTGGTGGCGAAAGAAGATAATTATTTTCATTGCCCACGCAGATGGGGCAAAGCCTAGCTCAAGAGTAGAAGAGCGTATTATGTTTGACGCTAAAATGAAAATTTTTGTCAGTGGCTATTTAGCTAAATGCAAAGGTAGAACCATCGGTCCCAATGGTGGGAACTTCATTATTTGGAAAGAGGGCTACGAAGCACTACAAGGAGATAAAAGCACAGAAGAAATTAAAAATATATAA
- a CDS encoding DUF3164 family protein: MGLENLTDEQLAAELKRRKRQQEEDRKAYKDLVNEELPRIAGMLKTLSQNISQVKLFAFENLKTLLDLKSKAYGVRDTQQSHTFSDDKGNTITYGFRIIDGWDDTVTAGIDKVREFITSLAKDEATGKLVHAVNQLLKKDAKGNLKASRVLELTKLAEDFNNDNFTDAVNIIRQAYKPQRSAFFVDASYTDAQGKKVNIPLSISSVDFPEGTNVDDLFPVNEKYEA, translated from the coding sequence ATGGGATTAGAAAATTTAACCGATGAACAACTAGCGGCAGAGCTTAAACGCCGTAAAAGACAGCAAGAAGAAGATCGCAAAGCCTACAAAGATTTAGTAAACGAAGAATTACCGCGAATTGCGGGAATGTTGAAGACTTTAAGCCAAAACATTAGTCAAGTCAAGTTGTTTGCTTTTGAAAATCTAAAAACTTTATTGGACTTAAAAAGCAAAGCCTATGGCGTGAGGGACACGCAACAAAGCCACACCTTTAGCGATGATAAAGGAAACACGATAACTTATGGCTTCCGAATTATTGATGGCTGGGACGATACCGTTACGGCGGGTATAGACAAAGTGCGTGAGTTCATTACCTCTTTGGCAAAAGATGAAGCTACTGGAAAGCTCGTGCATGCCGTGAACCAACTTTTAAAAAAAGATGCCAAAGGCAATTTAAAGGCCTCACGCGTTTTGGAGCTTACCAAGCTAGCGGAGGATTTTAACAACGATAATTTTACCGACGCTGTAAATATTATCAGACAAGCCTACAAGCCACAGCGTTCTGCCTTTTTCGTAGACGCTAGCTACACCGACGCACAGGGCAAAAAAGTAAACATTCCGCTGTCGATTTCATCAGTGGACTTTCCAGAGGGAACGAATGTAGATGATTTATTTCCAGTAAACGAAAAATACGAAGCGTGA
- a CDS encoding SPFH domain-containing protein, translating to MKKYFYLTVLYVGLIVAFNSCSRVEPNYEGVLMENYGRNGKEDFHTVVGRQWVIFPGTSLYQVPMFETSGDPQQVTINAKDAGVFQVDPSYQYQAIRGKGIDIVFNYKHLGITEPKIMMNNVEEAILNKLVINAYREEARNYTTDSLMNNLNKYEKQVEERLKVDFANKYFQLNNLTSGLKPPASMSKAIEARNNAIQQAERVRNELQVSKMNLEKAKIDAEANRVRAQGLDSKILQEQWIDAIKETKNKVIITDGRTPVILN from the coding sequence ATGAAAAAGTATTTTTATTTAACAGTCCTATATGTGGGATTAATTGTAGCCTTTAACAGTTGCTCCAGAGTGGAGCCAAACTATGAGGGCGTATTAATGGAAAACTATGGTAGAAATGGAAAAGAAGATTTTCACACCGTAGTAGGTAGACAATGGGTAATCTTCCCTGGCACTTCTCTGTATCAAGTGCCGATGTTTGAAACAAGTGGAGACCCTCAGCAAGTAACCATCAATGCCAAAGATGCTGGGGTATTTCAAGTAGACCCATCGTATCAATATCAAGCCATACGAGGAAAGGGTATCGACATTGTGTTTAACTACAAACACTTAGGCATTACAGAGCCTAAAATTATGATGAACAATGTTGAAGAAGCTATTTTAAACAAACTAGTAATTAATGCTTACCGAGAAGAAGCGAGAAATTACACTACTGACAGCTTGATGAATAATTTAAACAAGTACGAAAAGCAGGTAGAGGAAAGGTTAAAAGTGGATTTTGCCAACAAATATTTCCAGCTGAATAATCTAACCTCAGGACTTAAACCGCCAGCGTCTATGTCCAAAGCTATTGAAGCGAGAAACAATGCCATTCAGCAAGCTGAAAGGGTTAGAAATGAGTTGCAAGTATCCAAAATGAACCTTGAAAAGGCTAAGATTGATGCCGAAGCAAACAGAGTAAGAGCGCAGGGATTAGATAGTAAGATTTTGCAAGAACAATGGATTGATGCTATCAAGGAAACTAAAAACAAAGTTATTATCACCGATGGCAGAACCCCTGTAATACTAAATTAG
- a CDS encoding hydrolase, whose amino-acid sequence MIIAIDFDGTIAESKFPEILGLQFKVKKYIQKLKDDGHYIIIYTCRNGDNLTNAINFLLENGIPFDRINDNSPENLRQYNSANTRKVYADVYVDDKQVGGLPLWSEIYQFIKQKSNELNHTTTTQAAANDL is encoded by the coding sequence ATGATAATAGCAATAGATTTTGACGGCACCATTGCCGAGAGCAAGTTTCCAGAGATTTTGGGCTTGCAATTTAAGGTCAAAAAATACATCCAAAAGCTCAAAGATGATGGGCACTACATCATCATTTACACTTGCAGAAATGGTGATAATTTAACCAATGCCATTAACTTCTTACTGGAGAACGGCATTCCATTCGATAGGATAAATGATAATAGTCCAGAGAACTTGAGGCAGTACAATAGTGCCAACACACGCAAGGTCTATGCCGATGTGTATGTGGATGATAAGCAAGTGGGCGGGTTGCCTCTTTGGAGTGAAATTTACCAATTTATAAAACAAAAAAGCAATGAACTCAATCACACCACAACAACTCAAGCAGCTGCAAACGATTTGTAG
- a CDS encoding phage minor head protein has product MGKFKQVLNYAEKAFKRLFEKQGYRPEDLAQITEYKGLINKTAEILSEQIPHETPAEMRQYLEQDVFVFSGLKTHAQLTEARSYLKDEQGHLRAYHDFEQKVLKLNEKYNRHYLEAEYEFAAHSAISASQWANLQSDTERYWLEYRTAGDERVRASHEALRGVCLPKNDPFWNSFYPPNGWRCRCVAIEVLAREKTPSDSQKAQEIGEKATTQIGKNGKNKLAMFRFNPGKEKKIFPPQNSYTKVVGAERAKKAVESLIKRDYEILHKDSEFTESISAIKEYYEGVYPEMDIEKRASVRMYTTSFYSELNKFNRGVGQGKPERKDFYNAITRTINNALDEIPDRFSGTTYRGTGLTQEQILKIKNLFENGENYVDNGFMSSSYYKGMAFGGNTNFKIQVKDAAKVEKLSKREVLFKAGQPFKIKAFKYNEDTEKYEVELEQL; this is encoded by the coding sequence ATGGGCAAATTTAAACAGGTTTTAAACTATGCTGAAAAGGCTTTTAAAAGGCTTTTTGAAAAACAAGGTTATCGCCCAGAGGATTTGGCACAAATCACCGAGTACAAGGGCTTAATCAATAAAACCGCGGAGATTTTAAGCGAGCAAATACCGCACGAAACCCCTGCCGAAATGCGCCAATATTTAGAGCAAGATGTGTTTGTTTTCTCGGGGCTAAAAACCCACGCCCAGCTAACAGAGGCACGCTCTTACCTCAAAGATGAGCAGGGGCATTTAAGGGCTTACCACGACTTTGAGCAAAAGGTGTTAAAACTCAATGAAAAATACAACCGGCATTATCTGGAAGCAGAGTATGAGTTTGCCGCACACTCGGCAATAAGTGCCAGCCAGTGGGCGAATTTGCAAAGCGACACCGAACGTTATTGGTTGGAATACCGCACCGCTGGCGATGAGCGCGTAAGGGCTTCGCACGAGGCTCTGCGTGGGGTGTGCCTGCCCAAAAACGACCCGTTTTGGAATAGTTTCTACCCACCCAATGGTTGGCGATGCCGTTGTGTGGCTATTGAGGTGTTAGCAAGGGAAAAAACGCCTTCCGATAGCCAAAAAGCACAAGAAATAGGCGAAAAAGCCACTACCCAAATAGGTAAAAACGGCAAAAACAAACTGGCAATGTTTCGTTTTAACCCGGGGAAAGAAAAAAAGATTTTCCCACCCCAAAACAGTTATACCAAAGTGGTAGGCGCCGAGCGCGCTAAAAAGGCGGTGGAAAGTTTAATAAAGAGAGATTACGAAATTTTACATAAAGATAGCGAGTTTACCGAATCTATTTCTGCTATTAAAGAGTATTACGAGGGCGTTTACCCCGAAATGGATATTGAAAAACGGGCTTCGGTAAGGATGTATACCACCTCTTTTTATAGCGAATTAAATAAATTTAACAGAGGCGTAGGGCAAGGCAAGCCCGAGAGGAAAGATTTTTATAATGCCATTACCCGTACCATTAATAATGCTTTGGACGAAATCCCCGACCGATTTAGTGGAACTACCTACCGAGGTACAGGATTAACCCAAGAACAAATTCTTAAAATTAAAAACTTATTTGAAAATGGGGAGAACTATGTGGATAACGGATTTATGTCCTCCTCCTATTACAAGGGGATGGCTTTTGGCGGAAATACAAACTTTAAAATACAAGTAAAAGATGCCGCTAAGGTAGAGAAACTATCAAAAAGAGAAGTTTTATTTAAGGCGGGGCAACCCTTTAAAATCAAGGCTTTTAAATACAATGAAGATACAGAAAAATACGAGGTAGAATTAGAACAGTTATGA
- a CDS encoding DUF935 family protein — MKKTNKNTRKKQSNNNARYFKTIEPKAMAQTRIDVQIWKQAQMQASNVERPKMFPFYNLMQEMMLDAHAYSQLQNRKRKTLSANFSLKKANGDTHEELTDKFQQSKLSSDIISAILDAEFYGHSLIELAYNTETNNPEAPLEMALIPRQNVIPQKGELVKDYADDKAIKYREAPEYGTWLLEFAGSEPLGLLNKAVPHILFSRFAQSCWSELCEIYGIPPRVMKTNTQDPYALKRAEKMMMDMGAAAWFIIDDTEKFEFANTGTPASGEVYNGLIKLCRDNISLLISGAVIGQDTKYGSKGREESSQEMLQELINADQTMVEFYMNDRVLPALARVGYLEEGLTFAFDQVDDLAELFDRTIKLLPYKNIPDEWIREKFGVEVSGERVAPAGQNLSLDFFD; from the coding sequence ATGAAAAAAACAAATAAAAACACCCGCAAAAAACAAAGCAACAATAACGCGCGCTACTTTAAAACCATCGAACCCAAAGCGATGGCACAAACCCGCATTGATGTACAGATTTGGAAACAGGCGCAAATGCAAGCCTCTAATGTGGAGCGCCCTAAGATGTTTCCGTTTTACAATCTGATGCAGGAGATGATGCTTGATGCACACGCGTATTCGCAACTGCAAAACCGCAAGCGCAAAACCCTCTCGGCTAACTTTTCACTCAAAAAAGCCAACGGCGACACCCACGAGGAGCTTACGGATAAATTCCAGCAATCCAAGCTCTCCAGCGATATTATTTCGGCAATTTTGGACGCGGAGTTTTACGGGCATTCTTTAATAGAATTAGCCTATAACACCGAAACGAACAACCCAGAGGCTCCGCTGGAAATGGCCTTAATTCCGCGCCAAAATGTGATACCTCAAAAGGGCGAATTAGTGAAAGACTACGCCGACGACAAGGCGATAAAATACCGCGAGGCACCCGAGTATGGTACTTGGCTGTTGGAGTTTGCCGGCAGTGAACCGCTGGGGCTTTTAAACAAAGCCGTGCCACATATTTTGTTTAGCCGTTTTGCTCAATCCTGCTGGTCGGAGCTGTGCGAGATTTACGGCATTCCCCCACGCGTGATGAAAACCAATACCCAAGATCCCTATGCCTTGAAACGAGCAGAAAAAATGATGATGGATATGGGTGCAGCCGCGTGGTTTATCATTGATGACACCGAAAAATTTGAGTTCGCCAATACCGGCACACCCGCCAGTGGGGAAGTCTACAACGGTTTAATTAAATTGTGCCGTGATAATATTTCGCTTTTGATTTCGGGGGCGGTGATTGGGCAAGATACCAAGTACGGCAGCAAAGGGCGCGAGGAAAGCTCGCAAGAAATGTTGCAGGAGCTGATTAACGCCGACCAAACGATGGTGGAGTTTTATATGAACGACCGCGTGTTGCCTGCCTTGGCGCGCGTGGGCTACTTGGAAGAGGGGCTAACCTTTGCCTTTGACCAAGTGGACGATTTGGCGGAGCTTTTTGATAGAACCATTAAACTTTTGCCATACAAAAACATTCCAGATGAGTGGATTAGGGAGAAGTTCGGCGTGGAAGTCTCCGGCGAGCGGGTAGCTCCTGCGGGGCAAAATTTATCCTTAGATTTTTTCGACTAA
- a CDS encoding phage protein Gp36 family protein — protein MYLQIDDLKNNIYGYQIEQITEGDDTIVLQAMAAAEQELKSYLQGNNKREYLDGRLRYDIDKIFSAQGDERNAMLLNCAINIAKWNIIDLCSADILHERAKERYDRAVSWLKQLAKGEVNLPNLPVLSWDDSDGAAPNNPNSKNEKIVFVYGSRPKFNHSFDPINKMKNE, from the coding sequence ATGTACTTACAAATAGACGACCTCAAAAACAACATTTACGGCTACCAAATAGAGCAAATTACCGAGGGTGACGACACCATTGTTTTGCAGGCAATGGCTGCCGCCGAGCAGGAGCTCAAAAGCTACCTACAAGGCAATAACAAAAGGGAATATTTAGACGGTCGCCTGCGCTACGATATAGATAAAATCTTTTCCGCACAAGGCGATGAGCGTAACGCGATGCTTTTAAACTGCGCTATCAATATTGCCAAGTGGAATATTATTGATTTATGTAGTGCGGATATTCTTCACGAGCGAGCCAAAGAACGCTATGACCGTGCCGTTTCGTGGCTCAAACAACTCGCCAAAGGCGAGGTAAACCTGCCCAATTTACCTGTTCTTTCGTGGGACGATAGCGATGGTGCAGCCCCCAACAATCCCAATTCCAAAAATGAAAAAATCGTTTTTGTCTATGGCTCACGGCCTAAATTCAACCATAGTTTTGACCCTATAAATAAAATGAAAAATGAATGA
- the terL gene encoding phage terminase large subunit, protein MSNNKYLKLLQDYDKHCQRIAQATSVKIGETSKEKTERIRHLEADYLRWFAYYFPNYAKKPSAWFHAKLAKIIVKHKRLRLLAEMYRSAGKSVHIDMGIPLYLYLAKNNLKFMLLVGETEPKAKKLLSSIQAQLQFNNRIKNDYGERYSAGNWADGDFATSDGIRFMSIGFGQNPRGAREQAERPDYIVVDDVDSKKSIHNDRIMRESVDYITEDIWGCFDTDEDATERFVFANNNFHKNSITNRLKSYFKTVLKTGNKKESNALHFEVLSVCAVKDLISFQPEWPEKTSADYWRKKYEKTPRRSFLREYMHTHIEDGAIFKYEDIRYKPALPLKKYDALCFYGDLSYKQNADYKALVLVGITGKEYHIITAYMQQKSRAHCAEWLYNTYEENHLEKFNIRYLIEGLFAMDDFVSDFDREGEKRGYYIPVVADKRPKTDKFDRIESLSGYFERKNVFFNASLKEDPDMQTLIDQFLAFEKGSGAHDDGPDAVHGAFNYLSTRTRRNKSTYRFGARINNKY, encoded by the coding sequence ATGAGCAATAACAAATACTTAAAATTATTACAGGATTACGACAAGCATTGCCAGCGCATAGCGCAGGCTACTTCGGTAAAAATCGGCGAGACTTCCAAAGAAAAAACCGAGCGAATAAGGCATTTAGAGGCGGATTATCTCCGCTGGTTTGCGTATTATTTTCCAAACTATGCCAAAAAACCCTCCGCGTGGTTCCACGCCAAGTTGGCGAAAATCATTGTGAAACACAAACGCCTGAGATTACTGGCTGAAATGTACCGCTCAGCAGGAAAGTCTGTACATATTGATATGGGTATTCCGCTGTATTTGTATTTGGCTAAAAATAATTTGAAATTTATGCTCTTGGTGGGCGAGACCGAGCCCAAAGCCAAAAAACTACTTTCTTCCATTCAAGCACAATTGCAATTTAACAATCGTATCAAAAATGATTATGGGGAGCGTTATTCCGCTGGAAACTGGGCAGATGGCGACTTTGCTACTTCCGACGGCATACGCTTTATGTCTATCGGATTTGGGCAAAACCCACGAGGTGCCAGAGAGCAGGCCGAGCGTCCCGATTACATCGTTGTTGATGATGTGGACAGCAAAAAATCCATTCACAACGACCGCATTATGCGTGAAAGCGTAGACTATATCACCGAGGATATTTGGGGCTGTTTTGACACCGATGAAGACGCCACCGAGCGTTTTGTGTTTGCCAATAACAACTTTCATAAAAACTCCATTACCAACCGCTTAAAAAGCTATTTTAAAACCGTTTTAAAAACTGGAAATAAAAAGGAAAGCAATGCCCTGCACTTTGAAGTTTTAAGCGTGTGTGCCGTCAAGGATTTAATCAGCTTTCAGCCCGAATGGCCAGAAAAAACCAGTGCTGATTATTGGCGTAAGAAATACGAAAAAACGCCCCGCCGTTCCTTTCTTCGCGAATATATGCATACCCACATTGAGGACGGAGCGATTTTTAAATATGAGGATATTAGATATAAACCCGCACTACCGCTAAAAAAATACGATGCTTTGTGTTTTTATGGCGACCTTTCCTACAAGCAAAACGCCGATTACAAGGCGCTGGTTTTGGTAGGCATCACCGGCAAGGAATACCACATCATCACCGCGTATATGCAACAAAAAAGCCGTGCCCATTGTGCCGAGTGGCTCTATAACACTTACGAGGAAAATCACCTCGAAAAATTCAACATTCGCTATCTCATAGAGGGGCTTTTTGCGATGGACGATTTTGTTTCGGACTTTGACCGTGAGGGTGAAAAACGAGGCTATTACATTCCTGTGGTTGCCGATAAACGCCCTAAAACCGATAAGTTTGACAGGATAGAAAGCCTTTCTGGGTATTTTGAGCGGAAGAATGTGTTTTTTAACGCCAGCCTCAAAGAAGACCCCGATATGCAAACCCTTATTGACCAGTTTTTAGCCTTTGAAAAAGGCTCTGGCGCTCACGATGACGGACCCGATGCCGTGCATGGGGCGTTTAATTATCTCAGCACGCGCACACGCAGAAATAAAAGTACCTACCGCTTTGGGGCAAGGATAAACAATAAATATTAA
- a CDS encoding phage terminase small subunit-related protein: MAKTQTRLKAEEFYIENLEITLKEVAEHFKVTEKTIGNWAKADNWEQKRLNFHASPTAIKQKLQQEALRVANGEPATFNADAVNKLMAAIDRLNKQADPIVIHKILKELDFFIAEQDPQFAKECTKYHKLFLQLKINNIDKQ; this comes from the coding sequence ATGGCAAAGACACAAACACGACTCAAGGCAGAGGAATTTTATATTGAAAATTTAGAAATCACTTTGAAAGAAGTCGCCGAGCATTTTAAAGTAACCGAAAAAACCATCGGCAACTGGGCAAAGGCGGACAATTGGGAGCAAAAACGCCTCAATTTCCACGCATCGCCAACTGCTATAAAACAAAAACTCCAACAAGAAGCCCTGCGGGTAGCCAATGGCGAGCCTGCAACCTTTAACGCCGATGCCGTGAATAAACTCATGGCAGCCATTGATAGGCTCAACAAACAAGCCGACCCGATTGTCATTCATAAAATATTAAAGGAATTAGACTTTTTCATCGCCGAGCAGGACCCGCAGTTTGCCAAAGAGTGCACCAAGTATCACAAACTATTTTTACAACTAAAAATCAACAACATAGATAAGCAATGA
- a CDS encoding caudovirus prohead protease, translated as MPRFILNDETKANSYGFKIKTSGISLERFSANPVMLDGHNPSNLSVIGQWKEIKTEDGKLSADTDFDTEDQNAALIAGKVERGIIKGASMGIAFQKKDLRLENGELILSACELLEASIVSIPSNANALRLYVDNRLLTREEVQNLCLSIENKENFNPEHMKKVQLSTAALLILGFAAAQELGAEQINEAVLSLDKQKKDLEAKLQLSEEKVQAYEKKTKEEKDKAIVQMVSLAVKQGKITADKHQSFVDLAQQNFELAKSALDAIPAKQNFSPEVKTPTGAVQTMEEFQKLSLTEQLAFKQSNPEGYKAILKQL; from the coding sequence ATGCCACGATTTATATTAAATGACGAAACAAAGGCCAACTCTTACGGCTTTAAGATAAAGACTAGCGGTATCAGTCTGGAGCGCTTCTCCGCAAACCCTGTAATGCTTGACGGGCATAATCCGTCCAACCTTTCCGTCATAGGTCAATGGAAAGAAATTAAGACAGAGGACGGAAAGCTCTCCGCTGACACCGATTTTGATACAGAGGACCAAAATGCGGCGCTCATTGCAGGCAAGGTAGAGCGCGGCATTATTAAAGGGGCTAGTATGGGCATTGCCTTTCAAAAGAAAGATTTAAGACTAGAAAATGGAGAGCTGATACTTTCGGCGTGTGAGCTTTTGGAGGCATCTATTGTTTCCATTCCTAGCAACGCCAACGCTTTACGCCTGTATGTAGACAATAGACTTTTGACACGCGAAGAAGTGCAGAACCTATGCCTATCTATTGAAAATAAAGAAAATTTTAATCCAGAACATATGAAAAAAGTACAATTAAGCACAGCTGCCTTGCTCATCTTAGGGTTTGCGGCAGCACAAGAATTAGGCGCCGAACAAATCAACGAGGCGGTGCTGAGCTTAGATAAGCAAAAGAAAGATTTAGAGGCAAAACTTCAACTTTCAGAGGAAAAAGTACAAGCCTATGAGAAAAAGACCAAAGAGGAAAAAGACAAAGCCATTGTCCAAATGGTATCTCTTGCCGTGAAGCAGGGCAAAATCACGGCGGACAAACATCAGTCTTTTGTGGATTTAGCCCAGCAAAATTTTGAGCTGGCCAAATCCGCGCTTGATGCCATTCCAGCTAAACAAAACTTTTCGCCCGAGGTGAAAACGCCAACCGGAGCCGTTCAAACCATGGAAGAGTTTCAAAAATTGAGTTTAACGGAGCAATTGGCGTTTAAACAATCTAATCCAGAGGGCTATAAAGCTATTTTAAAACAACTTTAA